The Tenebrio molitor chromosome 3, icTenMoli1.1, whole genome shotgun sequence genome contains a region encoding:
- the LOC138126918 gene encoding uncharacterized protein isoform X2, whose amino-acid sequence MIAMEDNNTMTFVCAELSTTMFQKLYDQKKSNRFCDLTLHVNNKIIKAHRNVLACSSPYFDSILKHHKIIREQLIITCLDSEIFNTILTYMYTGEITIEHSNVEELLKLADHFIITKVIEYCIEFLGTKLNLDNCLFTYFLTQRFKLKHLGNIVENWIMSHIDEICDGEEIIGLTVQELQEFFKNKSFMLSTARALNVLSQWVLHNLEKREVHFDKLIKCFHANSLEPAEVFKHLDTCILYNKSELCMYRFLDYLVQNNWMLSNFKSRYDGLHIKYGQLISCSKQDEEDSKSDKIVVSEKNDSSSSQNNFSSVLVKAKLRNKKQLILKRLMLFGLKPSLRMAALKMLTYKKKILPLTDSGQDEEEEDVDEKMGIKCPICFTTINDSLLLEQHLALSHAKDVTYKCGICSFVCQYHGDYLNHMKSHFSGPPYKCDYCDTTTDQISKLISHRAQHLEESVYQCTFCSFKCRLKQNFVSHLKIHTPDKNFKCEHCTKSFRFKQNLETHMLTHTNDKNLTCESCGFHTKFLSHMIAHKRIHAGDIYRCSYPHCKYSTAKKNQLASHAKSHNGVRPHSCGICGRGFMEKSHLVRHERIHLEEKPFKCSNCDYASSRRDKLKEHFTRHHGENASAKVPYKARPMRNNSTRPKSQSSQETVTTTTNNNNNVNFTQTNSTSSTGAGVTQPIGNEIQDLIMHHQNHSASSSATNLSTINSNYHHFGDPTDFHHHNHAHNIHNQILASGHNQRSATQHHNNNIVNHHMLARTNHSTATSTAAAVAAAMMLDPRFHHNTSVPYHPTTTPVSMAMAAVQSSQQIQASGQHSEYPPSLQNCMTLF is encoded by the exons atGATTGCCATGGAGGATAACAATACGATGACGTTTGTCTGTGCTGAATTATCAACAACAATGTTTCAGAAATTATATGAccaaaagaaatcaaatagATTTTGCGATTTAACACTTCacgtaaacaataaaattataaaagcaCACCGTAACGTATTAGCATGCAGTTCTCCTTATTTTGATTCAATATTAAAACatcataaaataattagagaACAACTGATTATAACTTGTTTAgatagtgaaatttttaacACAATATTAACATACATGTACACAGGAGAAATTACTATAGAGCATTCAAATGTAGAGGAACTACTGAAATTAGCTGATCACTTCATCATTACCAAAGTAATAGAGTATTGTATAGAATTCCTAGGGACTAAATTAAATCTAGACAATTGTCTGTtcacatattttttaacacaacGTTTTAAACTTAAACATTTAGGAAATATAGTTGAAAATTGGATAATGAGTCATATTGATGAAATTTGTGATGGAGAAGAAATTATTGGCTTGACTGTTCAGGAATTacaggaattttttaaaaataaa AGCTTTATGTTATCAACAGCAAGGGCTTTGAATGTATTATCTCAGTGGGTCCTtcataatttagaaaaacgaGAGGTACATTTTGATAAACTGATTAAATGTTTTCATGCAAACTCTTTAGAACCTGCTGAAGTTTTTAAACACTTGGACACATGCATTTTATATAACAAGAGCGAACTTTGCATGTACCGATTTTTGgattatttggttcaaaataaTTGGATGCTTTCAAACTTCAAGTCTCGATATGATGGTTTGCATATTAAATATGGACAg TTAATTTCATGTAGTAAACAAGATGAGGAAGATTCAAAATCTGACAAGATCGTTGTATCTGAAAAAAACGATTCAAGCTCatcacaaaacaattttagttCAGTATTAGTTAAAGCGAAATTACGTAATAAAAAACAACTGATTTTAAAAAGACTGATGTTATTTGGATTAAAACCTAGTCTAAGGATGGCAGCATTAAAAATGCTGacatacaaaaagaaaatactgCCCTTAACGGATTCGGGACAGGATGAAGAAG AGGAAGACGTCGATGAAAAAATGGGTATTAAATGTCCAATATGTTTCACTACTATCAACGACAGTCTTCTTCTAGAGCAACATTTGGCACTAAGCCATGCCAAAGATGTAACTTACAAATGTGGGATTTGCTCATTTGTGTGTCAGTACCATGGAGATTATTTAAATCATATGAAGAGCCATTTTTCGGGCCCACCGTATAAATGTGATTACT gtgaCACCACAACCGATCAAATTTCCAAACTGATTTCTCACAGGGCCCAACACTTGGAAGAATCCGTCTATCAGTGCACCTTTTGCTCTTTCAAGTGTCGTCTGAAGCAAAATTTCGTTTCTCATTTGAAAATCCACACGCCAGACAAAAACTTCAAGTGCGAACACTGCACGAAATCTTTCAGATTCAAGCAGAATCTCGAAACGCACATGTTGACTCACACCAACGATAAGAATTTAACGTGCGAATCGTGCGGTTTTCATACGAAGTTTCTCAGCCACATGATAGCCCACAAAAGGATACACGCAG GAGATATTTATCGGTGTTCTTATCCACATTGTAAATATTCCACAGCGAAAAAGAACCAATTAGCTAGTCACGCTAAGAGTCACAATGGGGTCAGACCGCATTCGTGTGGCATATGCGGAAGAGGGTTCATGGAAAAATCGCACTTGGTCCGGCACGAACGAATCCACTTGGAAGAGAAACCTTTCAAGTGCTCGAACTGTGACTACGCCAGCTCTAGACGGGATAAATTAAAAGAGCACTTCACCAGGCATCACGGCGAGAACGCGTCGGCCAAGGTACCGTACAAAGCTAGGCCCATGCGCAACAATTCCACACGTCCGAAGTCTCAA TCTTCGCAAGAAACCGTCACGACAACtacaaacaacaataataacgTGAATTTTACTCAAACCAACAGTACGAGTAGTACCGGAGCTGGTGTTACACAACCCATAGGCAACGAAATTCAGGATTTGATAATGCACCACCAGAACCACTCTGCCTCTTCTTCTGCCACAAATTTATCGACTATTAATTCGAATTATCATCATTTTGGCGATCCAACCGATTTTCATCATCACAACCACGCACACAACATACATAATCAGATTTTGGCTTCGGGACATAATCAGAGATCTGCCACTCAACATCACAATAATAACATTGTTAATCATCATATGTTGGCAAGAACTAATCATTCAACGGCCACATCCACCGCCGCTGCTGTTGCCGCTGCGATGATGCTTGATCCCAGATTCCATCATAACACTTCT gTGCCCTATCATCCGACCACAACCCCAGTTTCAATGGCTATGGCTGCTGTACAGTCGTCGCAGCAGATTCAAGCATCCGGACAACATTCTGAATATCCCCCATCTCTTCAGAACTGCATGACGCTATTCTAG
- the LOC138126918 gene encoding uncharacterized protein isoform X3, with protein sequence MIAMEDNNTMTFVCAELSTTMFQKLYDQKKSNRFCDLTLHVNNKIIKAHRNVLACSSPYFDSILKHHKIIREQLIITCLDSEIFNTILTYMYTGEITIEHSNVEELLKLADHFIITKVIEYCIEFLGTKLNLDNCLFTYFLTQRFKLKHLGNIVENWIMSHIDEICDGEEIIGLTVQELQEFFKNKSFMLSTARALNVLSQWVLHNLEKREVHFDKLIKCFHANSLEPAEVFKHLDTCILYNKSELCMYRFLDYLVQNNWMLSNFKSRYDGLHIKYGQLISCSKQDEEDSKSDKIVVSEKNDSSSSQNNFSSVLVKAKLRNKKQLILKRLMLFGLKPSLRMAALKMLTYKKKILPLTDSGQDEEEEDVDEKMEQHLALSHAKDVTYKCGICSFVCQYHGDYLNHMKSHFSGPPYKCDYCDTTTDQISKLISHRAQHLEESVYQCTFCSFKCRLKQNFVSHLKIHTPDKNFKCEHCTKSFRFKQNLETHMLTHTNDKNLTCESCGFHTKFLSHMIAHKRIHAVFSPGDIYRCSYPHCKYSTAKKNQLASHAKSHNGVRPHSCGICGRGFMEKSHLVRHERIHLEEKPFKCSNCDYASSRRDKLKEHFTRHHGENASAKVPYKARPMRNNSTRPKSQSSQETVTTTTNNNNNVNFTQTNSTSSTGAGVTQPIGNEIQDLIMHHQNHSASSSATNLSTINSNYHHFGDPTDFHHHNHAHNIHNQILASGHNQRSATQHHNNNIVNHHMLARTNHSTATSTAAAVAAAMMLDPRFHHNTSVPYHPTTTPVSMAMAAVQSSQQIQASGQHSEYPPSLQNCMTLF encoded by the exons atGATTGCCATGGAGGATAACAATACGATGACGTTTGTCTGTGCTGAATTATCAACAACAATGTTTCAGAAATTATATGAccaaaagaaatcaaatagATTTTGCGATTTAACACTTCacgtaaacaataaaattataaaagcaCACCGTAACGTATTAGCATGCAGTTCTCCTTATTTTGATTCAATATTAAAACatcataaaataattagagaACAACTGATTATAACTTGTTTAgatagtgaaatttttaacACAATATTAACATACATGTACACAGGAGAAATTACTATAGAGCATTCAAATGTAGAGGAACTACTGAAATTAGCTGATCACTTCATCATTACCAAAGTAATAGAGTATTGTATAGAATTCCTAGGGACTAAATTAAATCTAGACAATTGTCTGTtcacatattttttaacacaacGTTTTAAACTTAAACATTTAGGAAATATAGTTGAAAATTGGATAATGAGTCATATTGATGAAATTTGTGATGGAGAAGAAATTATTGGCTTGACTGTTCAGGAATTacaggaattttttaaaaataaa AGCTTTATGTTATCAACAGCAAGGGCTTTGAATGTATTATCTCAGTGGGTCCTtcataatttagaaaaacgaGAGGTACATTTTGATAAACTGATTAAATGTTTTCATGCAAACTCTTTAGAACCTGCTGAAGTTTTTAAACACTTGGACACATGCATTTTATATAACAAGAGCGAACTTTGCATGTACCGATTTTTGgattatttggttcaaaataaTTGGATGCTTTCAAACTTCAAGTCTCGATATGATGGTTTGCATATTAAATATGGACAg TTAATTTCATGTAGTAAACAAGATGAGGAAGATTCAAAATCTGACAAGATCGTTGTATCTGAAAAAAACGATTCAAGCTCatcacaaaacaattttagttCAGTATTAGTTAAAGCGAAATTACGTAATAAAAAACAACTGATTTTAAAAAGACTGATGTTATTTGGATTAAAACCTAGTCTAAGGATGGCAGCATTAAAAATGCTGacatacaaaaagaaaatactgCCCTTAACGGATTCGGGACAGGATGAAGAAG AGGAAGACGTCGATGAAAAAATGG AGCAACATTTGGCACTAAGCCATGCCAAAGATGTAACTTACAAATGTGGGATTTGCTCATTTGTGTGTCAGTACCATGGAGATTATTTAAATCATATGAAGAGCCATTTTTCGGGCCCACCGTATAAATGTGATTACT gtgaCACCACAACCGATCAAATTTCCAAACTGATTTCTCACAGGGCCCAACACTTGGAAGAATCCGTCTATCAGTGCACCTTTTGCTCTTTCAAGTGTCGTCTGAAGCAAAATTTCGTTTCTCATTTGAAAATCCACACGCCAGACAAAAACTTCAAGTGCGAACACTGCACGAAATCTTTCAGATTCAAGCAGAATCTCGAAACGCACATGTTGACTCACACCAACGATAAGAATTTAACGTGCGAATCGTGCGGTTTTCATACGAAGTTTCTCAGCCACATGATAGCCCACAAAAGGATACACGCAG TTTTTTCTCCAGGAGATATTTATCGGTGTTCTTATCCACATTGTAAATATTCCACAGCGAAAAAGAACCAATTAGCTAGTCACGCTAAGAGTCACAATGGGGTCAGACCGCATTCGTGTGGCATATGCGGAAGAGGGTTCATGGAAAAATCGCACTTGGTCCGGCACGAACGAATCCACTTGGAAGAGAAACCTTTCAAGTGCTCGAACTGTGACTACGCCAGCTCTAGACGGGATAAATTAAAAGAGCACTTCACCAGGCATCACGGCGAGAACGCGTCGGCCAAGGTACCGTACAAAGCTAGGCCCATGCGCAACAATTCCACACGTCCGAAGTCTCAA TCTTCGCAAGAAACCGTCACGACAACtacaaacaacaataataacgTGAATTTTACTCAAACCAACAGTACGAGTAGTACCGGAGCTGGTGTTACACAACCCATAGGCAACGAAATTCAGGATTTGATAATGCACCACCAGAACCACTCTGCCTCTTCTTCTGCCACAAATTTATCGACTATTAATTCGAATTATCATCATTTTGGCGATCCAACCGATTTTCATCATCACAACCACGCACACAACATACATAATCAGATTTTGGCTTCGGGACATAATCAGAGATCTGCCACTCAACATCACAATAATAACATTGTTAATCATCATATGTTGGCAAGAACTAATCATTCAACGGCCACATCCACCGCCGCTGCTGTTGCCGCTGCGATGATGCTTGATCCCAGATTCCATCATAACACTTCT gTGCCCTATCATCCGACCACAACCCCAGTTTCAATGGCTATGGCTGCTGTACAGTCGTCGCAGCAGATTCAAGCATCCGGACAACATTCTGAATATCCCCCATCTCTTCAGAACTGCATGACGCTATTCTAG
- the LOC138126918 gene encoding uncharacterized protein isoform X4, protein MIAMEDNNTMTFVCAELSTTMFQKLYDQKKSNRFCDLTLHVNNKIIKAHRNVLACSSPYFDSILKHHKIIREQLIITCLDSEIFNTILTYMYTGEITIEHSNVEELLKLADHFIITKVIEYCIEFLGTKLNLDNCLFTYFLTQRFKLKHLGNIVENWIMSHIDEICDGEEIIGLTVQELQEFFKNKSFMLSTARALNVLSQWVLHNLEKREVHFDKLIKCFHANSLEPAEVFKHLDTCILYNKSELCMYRFLDYLVQNNWMLSNFKSRYDGLHIKYGQLISCSKQDEEDSKSDKIVVSEKNDSSSSQNNFSSVLVKAKLRNKKQLILKRLMLFGLKPSLRMAALKMLTYKKKILPLTDSGQDEEEEDVDEKMGIKCPICFTTINDSLLLEQHLALSHAKDVTYKCGICSFVCQYHGDYLNHMKSHFSGPPYKCDYCDTTTDQISKLISHRAQHLEESVYQCTFCSFKCRLKQNFVSHLKIHTPDKNFKCEHCTKSFRFKQNLETHMLTHTNDKNLTCESCGFHTKFLSHMIAHKRIHAAKKNQLASHAKSHNGVRPHSCGICGRGFMEKSHLVRHERIHLEEKPFKCSNCDYASSRRDKLKEHFTRHHGENASAKVPYKARPMRNNSTRPKSQSSQETVTTTTNNNNNVNFTQTNSTSSTGAGVTQPIGNEIQDLIMHHQNHSASSSATNLSTINSNYHHFGDPTDFHHHNHAHNIHNQILASGHNQRSATQHHNNNIVNHHMLARTNHSTATSTAAAVAAAMMLDPRFHHNTSVPYHPTTTPVSMAMAAVQSSQQIQASGQHSEYPPSLQNCMTLF, encoded by the exons atGATTGCCATGGAGGATAACAATACGATGACGTTTGTCTGTGCTGAATTATCAACAACAATGTTTCAGAAATTATATGAccaaaagaaatcaaatagATTTTGCGATTTAACACTTCacgtaaacaataaaattataaaagcaCACCGTAACGTATTAGCATGCAGTTCTCCTTATTTTGATTCAATATTAAAACatcataaaataattagagaACAACTGATTATAACTTGTTTAgatagtgaaatttttaacACAATATTAACATACATGTACACAGGAGAAATTACTATAGAGCATTCAAATGTAGAGGAACTACTGAAATTAGCTGATCACTTCATCATTACCAAAGTAATAGAGTATTGTATAGAATTCCTAGGGACTAAATTAAATCTAGACAATTGTCTGTtcacatattttttaacacaacGTTTTAAACTTAAACATTTAGGAAATATAGTTGAAAATTGGATAATGAGTCATATTGATGAAATTTGTGATGGAGAAGAAATTATTGGCTTGACTGTTCAGGAATTacaggaattttttaaaaataaa AGCTTTATGTTATCAACAGCAAGGGCTTTGAATGTATTATCTCAGTGGGTCCTtcataatttagaaaaacgaGAGGTACATTTTGATAAACTGATTAAATGTTTTCATGCAAACTCTTTAGAACCTGCTGAAGTTTTTAAACACTTGGACACATGCATTTTATATAACAAGAGCGAACTTTGCATGTACCGATTTTTGgattatttggttcaaaataaTTGGATGCTTTCAAACTTCAAGTCTCGATATGATGGTTTGCATATTAAATATGGACAg TTAATTTCATGTAGTAAACAAGATGAGGAAGATTCAAAATCTGACAAGATCGTTGTATCTGAAAAAAACGATTCAAGCTCatcacaaaacaattttagttCAGTATTAGTTAAAGCGAAATTACGTAATAAAAAACAACTGATTTTAAAAAGACTGATGTTATTTGGATTAAAACCTAGTCTAAGGATGGCAGCATTAAAAATGCTGacatacaaaaagaaaatactgCCCTTAACGGATTCGGGACAGGATGAAGAAG AGGAAGACGTCGATGAAAAAATGGGTATTAAATGTCCAATATGTTTCACTACTATCAACGACAGTCTTCTTCTAGAGCAACATTTGGCACTAAGCCATGCCAAAGATGTAACTTACAAATGTGGGATTTGCTCATTTGTGTGTCAGTACCATGGAGATTATTTAAATCATATGAAGAGCCATTTTTCGGGCCCACCGTATAAATGTGATTACT gtgaCACCACAACCGATCAAATTTCCAAACTGATTTCTCACAGGGCCCAACACTTGGAAGAATCCGTCTATCAGTGCACCTTTTGCTCTTTCAAGTGTCGTCTGAAGCAAAATTTCGTTTCTCATTTGAAAATCCACACGCCAGACAAAAACTTCAAGTGCGAACACTGCACGAAATCTTTCAGATTCAAGCAGAATCTCGAAACGCACATGTTGACTCACACCAACGATAAGAATTTAACGTGCGAATCGTGCGGTTTTCATACGAAGTTTCTCAGCCACATGATAGCCCACAAAAGGATACACGCAG CGAAAAAGAACCAATTAGCTAGTCACGCTAAGAGTCACAATGGGGTCAGACCGCATTCGTGTGGCATATGCGGAAGAGGGTTCATGGAAAAATCGCACTTGGTCCGGCACGAACGAATCCACTTGGAAGAGAAACCTTTCAAGTGCTCGAACTGTGACTACGCCAGCTCTAGACGGGATAAATTAAAAGAGCACTTCACCAGGCATCACGGCGAGAACGCGTCGGCCAAGGTACCGTACAAAGCTAGGCCCATGCGCAACAATTCCACACGTCCGAAGTCTCAA TCTTCGCAAGAAACCGTCACGACAACtacaaacaacaataataacgTGAATTTTACTCAAACCAACAGTACGAGTAGTACCGGAGCTGGTGTTACACAACCCATAGGCAACGAAATTCAGGATTTGATAATGCACCACCAGAACCACTCTGCCTCTTCTTCTGCCACAAATTTATCGACTATTAATTCGAATTATCATCATTTTGGCGATCCAACCGATTTTCATCATCACAACCACGCACACAACATACATAATCAGATTTTGGCTTCGGGACATAATCAGAGATCTGCCACTCAACATCACAATAATAACATTGTTAATCATCATATGTTGGCAAGAACTAATCATTCAACGGCCACATCCACCGCCGCTGCTGTTGCCGCTGCGATGATGCTTGATCCCAGATTCCATCATAACACTTCT gTGCCCTATCATCCGACCACAACCCCAGTTTCAATGGCTATGGCTGCTGTACAGTCGTCGCAGCAGATTCAAGCATCCGGACAACATTCTGAATATCCCCCATCTCTTCAGAACTGCATGACGCTATTCTAG
- the LOC138126918 gene encoding uncharacterized protein isoform X1 yields the protein MIAMEDNNTMTFVCAELSTTMFQKLYDQKKSNRFCDLTLHVNNKIIKAHRNVLACSSPYFDSILKHHKIIREQLIITCLDSEIFNTILTYMYTGEITIEHSNVEELLKLADHFIITKVIEYCIEFLGTKLNLDNCLFTYFLTQRFKLKHLGNIVENWIMSHIDEICDGEEIIGLTVQELQEFFKNKSFMLSTARALNVLSQWVLHNLEKREVHFDKLIKCFHANSLEPAEVFKHLDTCILYNKSELCMYRFLDYLVQNNWMLSNFKSRYDGLHIKYGQLISCSKQDEEDSKSDKIVVSEKNDSSSSQNNFSSVLVKAKLRNKKQLILKRLMLFGLKPSLRMAALKMLTYKKKILPLTDSGQDEEEEDVDEKMGIKCPICFTTINDSLLLEQHLALSHAKDVTYKCGICSFVCQYHGDYLNHMKSHFSGPPYKCDYCDTTTDQISKLISHRAQHLEESVYQCTFCSFKCRLKQNFVSHLKIHTPDKNFKCEHCTKSFRFKQNLETHMLTHTNDKNLTCESCGFHTKFLSHMIAHKRIHAVFSPGDIYRCSYPHCKYSTAKKNQLASHAKSHNGVRPHSCGICGRGFMEKSHLVRHERIHLEEKPFKCSNCDYASSRRDKLKEHFTRHHGENASAKVPYKARPMRNNSTRPKSQSSQETVTTTTNNNNNVNFTQTNSTSSTGAGVTQPIGNEIQDLIMHHQNHSASSSATNLSTINSNYHHFGDPTDFHHHNHAHNIHNQILASGHNQRSATQHHNNNIVNHHMLARTNHSTATSTAAAVAAAMMLDPRFHHNTSVPYHPTTTPVSMAMAAVQSSQQIQASGQHSEYPPSLQNCMTLF from the exons atGATTGCCATGGAGGATAACAATACGATGACGTTTGTCTGTGCTGAATTATCAACAACAATGTTTCAGAAATTATATGAccaaaagaaatcaaatagATTTTGCGATTTAACACTTCacgtaaacaataaaattataaaagcaCACCGTAACGTATTAGCATGCAGTTCTCCTTATTTTGATTCAATATTAAAACatcataaaataattagagaACAACTGATTATAACTTGTTTAgatagtgaaatttttaacACAATATTAACATACATGTACACAGGAGAAATTACTATAGAGCATTCAAATGTAGAGGAACTACTGAAATTAGCTGATCACTTCATCATTACCAAAGTAATAGAGTATTGTATAGAATTCCTAGGGACTAAATTAAATCTAGACAATTGTCTGTtcacatattttttaacacaacGTTTTAAACTTAAACATTTAGGAAATATAGTTGAAAATTGGATAATGAGTCATATTGATGAAATTTGTGATGGAGAAGAAATTATTGGCTTGACTGTTCAGGAATTacaggaattttttaaaaataaa AGCTTTATGTTATCAACAGCAAGGGCTTTGAATGTATTATCTCAGTGGGTCCTtcataatttagaaaaacgaGAGGTACATTTTGATAAACTGATTAAATGTTTTCATGCAAACTCTTTAGAACCTGCTGAAGTTTTTAAACACTTGGACACATGCATTTTATATAACAAGAGCGAACTTTGCATGTACCGATTTTTGgattatttggttcaaaataaTTGGATGCTTTCAAACTTCAAGTCTCGATATGATGGTTTGCATATTAAATATGGACAg TTAATTTCATGTAGTAAACAAGATGAGGAAGATTCAAAATCTGACAAGATCGTTGTATCTGAAAAAAACGATTCAAGCTCatcacaaaacaattttagttCAGTATTAGTTAAAGCGAAATTACGTAATAAAAAACAACTGATTTTAAAAAGACTGATGTTATTTGGATTAAAACCTAGTCTAAGGATGGCAGCATTAAAAATGCTGacatacaaaaagaaaatactgCCCTTAACGGATTCGGGACAGGATGAAGAAG AGGAAGACGTCGATGAAAAAATGGGTATTAAATGTCCAATATGTTTCACTACTATCAACGACAGTCTTCTTCTAGAGCAACATTTGGCACTAAGCCATGCCAAAGATGTAACTTACAAATGTGGGATTTGCTCATTTGTGTGTCAGTACCATGGAGATTATTTAAATCATATGAAGAGCCATTTTTCGGGCCCACCGTATAAATGTGATTACT gtgaCACCACAACCGATCAAATTTCCAAACTGATTTCTCACAGGGCCCAACACTTGGAAGAATCCGTCTATCAGTGCACCTTTTGCTCTTTCAAGTGTCGTCTGAAGCAAAATTTCGTTTCTCATTTGAAAATCCACACGCCAGACAAAAACTTCAAGTGCGAACACTGCACGAAATCTTTCAGATTCAAGCAGAATCTCGAAACGCACATGTTGACTCACACCAACGATAAGAATTTAACGTGCGAATCGTGCGGTTTTCATACGAAGTTTCTCAGCCACATGATAGCCCACAAAAGGATACACGCAG TTTTTTCTCCAGGAGATATTTATCGGTGTTCTTATCCACATTGTAAATATTCCACAGCGAAAAAGAACCAATTAGCTAGTCACGCTAAGAGTCACAATGGGGTCAGACCGCATTCGTGTGGCATATGCGGAAGAGGGTTCATGGAAAAATCGCACTTGGTCCGGCACGAACGAATCCACTTGGAAGAGAAACCTTTCAAGTGCTCGAACTGTGACTACGCCAGCTCTAGACGGGATAAATTAAAAGAGCACTTCACCAGGCATCACGGCGAGAACGCGTCGGCCAAGGTACCGTACAAAGCTAGGCCCATGCGCAACAATTCCACACGTCCGAAGTCTCAA TCTTCGCAAGAAACCGTCACGACAACtacaaacaacaataataacgTGAATTTTACTCAAACCAACAGTACGAGTAGTACCGGAGCTGGTGTTACACAACCCATAGGCAACGAAATTCAGGATTTGATAATGCACCACCAGAACCACTCTGCCTCTTCTTCTGCCACAAATTTATCGACTATTAATTCGAATTATCATCATTTTGGCGATCCAACCGATTTTCATCATCACAACCACGCACACAACATACATAATCAGATTTTGGCTTCGGGACATAATCAGAGATCTGCCACTCAACATCACAATAATAACATTGTTAATCATCATATGTTGGCAAGAACTAATCATTCAACGGCCACATCCACCGCCGCTGCTGTTGCCGCTGCGATGATGCTTGATCCCAGATTCCATCATAACACTTCT gTGCCCTATCATCCGACCACAACCCCAGTTTCAATGGCTATGGCTGCTGTACAGTCGTCGCAGCAGATTCAAGCATCCGGACAACATTCTGAATATCCCCCATCTCTTCAGAACTGCATGACGCTATTCTAG